ACGATGCTACAAAAGCTAGCCCTGGTCTACCCGGGTGTAGGCTACTGCCTAGACTTCAACGTAACCATGAGGGGCTTCTTCTCCCAAACCAAATAAGACTTTTGCGTGATCCACCAGTCCTCGCACTTGGCCTCCAATGAGATGTCGAAGTTCCAGAAGACCTTGGCCAGTGCCAGTCTTATCTCGTTCATTGCCATACTACAGAGTATCAAGTCAGCAGTTACTCAGTGGTAAGAGCGGAGAATTCAAAAAGCTTACTTCTGCCCGATACAATCATGTCTGCCATAGGAGAAAGGGCGAGATGCGCCCCGATCGTCGCAAGCAAACTCCCCTTCTTTTGTCTGCAACCACCTCTCGGGGATAAATTCAAGCGGTCGATGCCAGTTCCAGGGAGCGTGACATACTGCCAGATTGTGCACGCCTACTGCCATCTTTGTCGTGCTAGTCAGTGGAAGTTCACCACGACACCAATAGCTGAGAGAACACGTACCCCTCCCGGTATCCATTTACCTTCTATCTCTTCTCCGCCCTGTGGAACCCATCGTGGTAATGTTGATGGGTTGGGAGGTGATATGCGCAATGTCTCGTCGATACACGCCCTCAAGTACAACAGCTCACCAGCAGCAACTATCGTGATCTCATCCTCGCTCGAGAACTTGCTTCGCACCTCGTCATTGAGTTTTGAACGAATTTCTGGATTCCGACAAGTAAAAAAGACTAATGCACTCATGGTATACGCAGCCGTATTGCTACCTGCCACGATCAACGCACTCGCCATACCAAACAAGTCAACGTTGCTCAGATTCTCAATTTCATTACCAAGGATATAGCTCATGAAATCCCTCCTCTTCCCCTGGCGCTTGTCGCTGCGCTCCTCGTCGATGCGCCGCTGTAGCTTCTGAAAAGTCAACGCTTGATGCCGCTTCCGCGCCTCCATGGACGCCTTGGGCGCCGTCCATCTAAGAATCCATTCAATGTGGTAGTGCGCAGCGAGCTGGTACCAAACAATAGACTTGATACGCGCCCCCATAACGTCCAGCCAGGGCTGGTCGGCACGGTCCAGACAGCCAGCCGGTTCACCAAACGCTAGGTCACTTACAATGTCGAAACTCAGTAGACTGAACCAGCGTGCCATATTCTGCTTGCTAGTACCATACTTTGGGCTCCGCAACTGTACAATTAGCTTGTTGGTGTGATCCCTGAAGTAGTCTTCCTGGTCGCGCAACGCGCGCTCACTGAAAGCCGGTTGAATCGCGCGGCGGAGGATGGCGTGCCGTTCGGGCGTCTCAGTGACGATGCTCCGGCACCCGTTGGCAACTGCAGGTGCAATGCCACGGCCGTCAAGACATTTAAGAAACTCGCGCGGCGGAGCAGAGCCATAAATCTTCTTCCAGGCAGTGCCAGTGGTATACGATAGCTCATCGGGAGCGACACGAACCACAGGGCTATTGTATTGTACATGCATGTCACGAATGCGCCATGCCAGATCGCCTTGCAGGTTGACATAATTCCATGGAATGCGCGAAATAGCCCAGAGTTTTGGGCCTGGAAAGGCGGATAGCGGATGGAAAAAGATGCAGTAGATGGAGCGAATGACGAAATACACGAGGGGCTATTCTCAATCAGAATCTCAAGGCCTTGTTGACATTGCAAGAAGTGCAGACTTACAACGACCAAGACAAGAAAGGCTATAATAGACCACATGGTGGTGTCAAGCTTGGTAGTCTTGGCTGTGGGGTTGGGTCGCCTTGACTTCTCTTCCGAATAGTCAAACAACGGGCTTCACGATTGCGGGTTGAGGGCAGTGGTACCTCAAGATAAGTCACCTGCCCAAACTATATCGAGCCAATTGAAGCTTTCAGATATCCACGTGGCTGACCGACCTATCCAAAGCCTCTTGGATTAGGTATGGCTCCAGTCTCAGCACTTTCGATGACAAATTCAAGGAAAGCGAAGATGATCCGTGCCTTGCGTCCTGCACGATATCCAGTGATGATACGGGTGTGGTCGCACTAGCTATGCTTGCGTAGCCATCTGTTCACCGGCTGGGGCTTCTAGAGCGCGACGGTAAAGTATACCGAGACACTACGAGGCCCCGAATATCCTGTAAGTGTCGTGCCTGCAATCCTGGAGCGCGGGCTCTCGGCGATACTCCACGTACTTATATTCCGTATTCGGTCCGGTCTGCCTAGTTGGGGTTGGTCACCGTTAGTCATTACCATGCCCCGACATGGGCAGTAACAGGATGGTGGTATCGATCGAGAACAGTAAGAGTTATGGATAGATTCTATCCCGGGCTATCTTTTGGTAGAAGCATGGTTAGTCGCCATGCTAACACCTAAGCCAATATCGAAGGGCCGATCCATATTTGAAGTAACTGGAAACCCACACCAATAGCGACATAGATACAGCACCACGTGTTGAGATAACCTGATGGCTTCTTTCTGGACTCACTGATGTCCTTGAAGCTGCGTATAACGGCTCCAGAACAGAGAATGAGTAACTCGGTTCAACAATGAACGAAGGTCCGCTAAACTACCAAAGTAGGGTGTCTTGTTTATGGAGTCACATGGAACTGCCAAGTTGCACGATATGAGATACCTAGAAACATATAGCTATGATTATATTGTGGCTTGCGTGGATTGACATCAAAACCTATTCGAGAGCTACCCTCAATCGACA
This sequence is a window from Pyrenophora tritici-repentis strain M4 chromosome 4, whole genome shotgun sequence. Protein-coding genes within it:
- a CDS encoding CypX, Cytochrome P450 gives rise to the protein MWSIIAFLVLVVPLVYFVIRSIYCIFFHPLSAFPGPKLWAISRIPWNYVNLQGDLAWRIRDMHVQYNSPVVRVAPDELSYTTGTAWKKIYGSAPPREFLKCLDGRGIAPAVANGCRSIVTETPERHAILRRAIQPAFSERALRDQEDYFRDHTNKLIVQLRSPKYGTSKQNMARWFSLLSFDIVSDLAFGEPAGCLDRADQPWLDVMGARIKSIVWYQLAAHYHIEWILRWTAPKASMEARKRHQALTFQKLQRRIDEERSDKRQGKRRDFMSYILGNEIENLSNVDLFGMASALIVAGSNTAAYTMSALVFFTCRNPEIRSKLNDEVRSKFSSEDEITIVAAGELLYLRACIDETLRISPPNPSTLPRWVPQGGEEIEGKWIPGGMAVGVHNLAVCHAPWNWHRPLEFIPERWLQTKEGEFACDDRGASRPFSYGRHDCIGQNMAMNEIRLALAKVFWNFDISLEAKCEDWWITQKSYLVWEKKPLMVTLKSRQ